A window of the Lolium perenne isolate Kyuss_39 chromosome 7, Kyuss_2.0, whole genome shotgun sequence genome harbors these coding sequences:
- the LOC127316088 gene encoding peptidyl-prolyl cis-trans isomerase CYP71, protein MATTSESTANSTLTSATAEADAERDQEHGNGAAAAPAVVQQQDEDGDELIGPGPAPAQKRQKRPLQFEQAFLDALPSAAMYEKSYMHRDVVTHVAVSPADFFITGSADGHLKFWKKKPSGIEFAKHFRSHLSPIEGLAVSVDGLLCCTISNDRSVKIYDVVNYDMMFMMRLPFIPGAIEWVYGQGDVKPKLAVSDRSTSFVHIYDTHSGSTDPIISKEIHAGPVKVMKYNHVQDVVVSADAKGLLEYWSPSTLKFPEDAVNFRLKTDTNLFELAKCKTSVSAIEVSNDGTQFAVTSPDRRIRVFWFKTGKLRRVYDESLEVAQDLQKSDVPLYHLDAIDFGRRMAVEKEIEKTENVPQPNAVFDESGNFLIYATLLGIKVVNLHTNKVSRILGKVENNERFLRIALYQGDKGNKKVRKIPAIAANVNDTKEPLSDPTLLCCAFKKHRIYTFSRREPEEPEDATKGRDVFNEKPPPEELLSVSELGKTATTSLPDSLVFHTSMGDIHCRLYPEECPKTVENFTTHCRNGYYDNLIFHRVIKGFMVQTGDPLGDGTGGQSIWGREFEDEFHKSLRHDRPFTLSMANAGPNTNGSQFFITTVATPWLDNKHTVFGRVVKGMDVVQQIEKTKTDKNDRPYQDVKILNVTVPKT, encoded by the exons ATGGCGACGACGAGCGAGTCCACCGCCAATTCCACCCTAACGAGCGCGACGGCCGAGGCTGACGCAGAGCGCGACCAGGAGCACGGCAACGGCGCGGCTGCCGCCCCTGCCGTGGTGCAGCAGCAGGACGAGGACGGGGACGAGTTGATCGGGCCGGGCCCCGCGCCGGCGCAGAAGCGGCAGAAGCGCCCGCTCCAGTTCGAGCAGGCTTTCCTCGACGCCCTCCCCTCCGCCGCCAT GTACGAGAAGAGCTATATGCACCGGGACGTCGTCACCCACGTCGCGGTCTCACCCGCAGACTTCTTCATTACCGGAAGCGCTGATG GACATCTGAAATTTTGGAAGAAGAAACCGAGTGGGATTGAATTTGCTAAACACTTCCGGTCTCATCTCAGTCCCATCGAAGGCTTAGCT GTCAGTGTCGATGGCTTACTTTGCTGCACGATCTCCAACGACCGGTCTGTCAAGATATACGATGTTGTAAACTATGACATGATGTTCATGATGCGTCTCCCATTTATTCCTGGGGCGATTGAGTGGGTTTATGGACAGGGTGATGTTAAACCGAAACTTGCTGTTAGTGACCGGAGTACATCTTTTGTTCACATATATGACACTCATTCTGGTTCAACCGATCCGATTATCTCCAAAGAG ATTCATGCTGGCCCTGTAAAAGTTATGAAATATAACCATGTTCAGGATGTTGTGGTGTCTGCTGATGCCAAAGGACTGTTGGAATATTGGTCTCCATCTACCCTCAAGTTTCCAGAAGATGC GGTTAACTTTCGTTTGAAGACAGACACAAATCTATTTGAACTTGCAAAATGCAAGACGAGTGTGTCTGCTATTGAG GTGAGCAACGATGGCACTCAATTTGCTGTCACATCCCCCGATCGCAGGATAAGGGTATTCTGGTTCAAAACTGGTAAATTAAGACGAGTGTATGATGAGTCCCTCGAG GTGGCACAAGATCTTCAGAAAAGTGATGTTCCGTTATATCATCTTGATGCTATTGATTTTGGGCGAAGAATGGCTGTTGAGAAGGAAATAGAAAAGACAGAAAATGTTCCACAACCTAATGCTGTATTTGATGAGAGCGGCAACTTTCTTATTTATGCCACTCTTTTGGGCATAAAG GTTGTAAATTTGCACACGAACAAGGTTTCCCGCATCCTGGGGAAGGTAGAGAACAATGAGAGGTTTCTGAGAATTGCTCTATACCAAGGCGACAAAGGCAATAAGAAGGTTAGGAAAATCCCTGCAATAGCTGCTAATGTCAATGACACCAAGGAGCCTTTATCAGACCCTACTCTGCTATGCTGTGCCTTCAAGAAACACAGAATATATACCTTTAG TCGTAGAGAACCTGAGGAGCCTGAAGATGCAACTAAGGGTAGGGATGTTTTCAATGAAAAACCCCCACCAGAAGAGCTTTTGTCTGTATCAGAACTAGGCAAGACTGCTACGACATCACTACCTGACAGTTTG GTTTTTCATACTTCAATGGGTGATATTCACTGTAGACTATATCCAGAAGAGTGTCCAAAAACTGTGGAAAATTTCACCACTCACTGCCGGAATGGTTATTATGACAATCTCATATTTCATCGTGTAATTAAAGGATTCATGGTCCAGACTGGGGATCCTTTGGGGGATGGTACTGGTGGGCAATCAATCTGGGGTAGGGAATTTGAAGATGAATTTCACAAAAG CTTGAGACATGATAGGCCATTTACACTTTCAATGGCTAACGCGGGGCCGAATACTAATGGTTCTCAATTCTTTATCACCACTGTGGCTACTCCATGGCTAGATAACAAACATACCGTGTTTGGTAGAGTTGTGAAAGGGATGGATGTTGTTCAG CAAATTGAGAAGACCAAGACCGACAAGAATGACAGACCCTATCAGGATGTGAAGATCTTGAATGTTACAGTGCCCAAGACATAA
- the LOC127316089 gene encoding monodehydroascorbate reductase 4, cytosolic, giving the protein MASEKHFKYVILGGGVAAGYAAREFAKQGLQPGELAIISKESVAPYERPALSKGYLFPQNAARLPGFHTCVGSGGEKLLPEWYTEKGVELILSTEIVKADLASKTLTSAAGATFTYETLLIATGSSTIKLTDFGVQGAEANNILYLRDIDDADKLVAAMQAKKDGKAVVVGGGYIGLELSAALKINNFDVTMVYPEPWCMPRLFTAGIAHFYEGYYASKGINIVKGSYATGFDADANGDVTVVKLKDGRTLDADIVIVGVGGRPLTGLFKGQVDEEKGGLKTDTFFETSVAGVYAIGDVASFPMKLYNEPRRVEHVDHARKSAEQAVKAIKGKESGETVAEYDYLPYFYSRSFDIAWQFYGDNVGESVLFGDNDPAAAKAKFGTYWVKEGKVVGVFLEGGSADEYQAIAKVARAQPPVADLEALGKEGLDFAAKI; this is encoded by the exons ATGGCGTCGGAGAAGCACTTCAAGTACGTCATCCTCGGCGGCGGCGTCGCGGCG GGATACGCGGCCAGGGAGTTCGCCAAGCAGGGCCTCCAGCCCGGGGAGCTGGCCATCATCTCCAAGGAATCC GTTGCTCCGTATGAGCGCCCGGCGCTCAGCAAGGGGTACCTCTTCCCCCAGA atGCCGCGAGGCTTCCAGGATTCCACACCTGCGTCGGCAGCGGCGGGGAGAAGCTCCTGCCGGAGTGGTACACGGAGAAAG GCGTTGAGTTGATCCTGAGCACGGAAATTGTCAAGGCTGATCTTGCCTCCAAGACATTGACCAGTGCAGCGGGAGCAACCTTTACCTATGAGACCCTGCTCATTGCCACTGGCTCCTCG ACCATAAAGCTCACCGACTTCGGTGTTCAGGGGGCAGAAGCAAACAACATATTGTATCTGAGGGATATCGATGATGCCGATAAGTTGGTCGCAGCTATGCAGGCAAAGAAGGATGGAAAGGCCGTCGTTGTCGGAGGTGGCTACATAGGACTTGAGCTCAGCGCAGCATTGAAGATCAACAACTTTGATGTCACTATGGTGTACCCAGAGCCGTGGTGCA TGCCCCGTCTCTTCACTGCCGGCATTGCTCATTTCTATGAGGGCTACTACGCTAGCAAAGGAATCAATATTGTGAAGGGCTCCTACGCGACTGGTTTTGATGCTGATGCTAATGGCGAC GTTACTGTCGTCAAGCTGAAGGATGGAAGAACACTCGACGCGGACATCGTCATCGTCGGGGTCGGTGGCCGGCCACTGACAGGCCTCTTCAAAGGCCAAGTTGATGAGGAGAAAGGTGGACTCAAG ACTGACACGTTCTTCGAAACAAGCGTCGCCGGTGTGTACGCCATTGGTGATGTGGCCAGCTTCCCCATGAAGCTCTACAACGAGCCGAGGAGAGTGGAGCACGTCGACCATGCACGGAAATCAGCCGAGCAGGCCGTCAAG GCGATCAAGGGCAAGGAGTCCGGCGAGACGGTGGCAGAGTACGACTACCTGCCCTACTTCTACTCCAGGTCGTTCGACATTGCGTGGCAGTTCTACGGTGACAACGTCGGCGAGTCGGTGCTGTTCGGGGACAACGACCCGGCggcggccaaggccaagttcggcACGTACTGGGTCAAGGAGGGCAAGGTCGTCGGCGTGTTCCTCGAGGGCGGGTCGGCCGACGAGTACCAGGCCATTGCTAAGGTCGCTAGGGCCCAACCTCCAGTGGCAGACCTGGAGGCGCTCGGCAAAGAAGGGCTCGATTTTGCcgccaagatatga